GCGGACCTACCCACGGAGCCAGCACTGCTGCAGGAGACGCTCGCGACCGAGCAGCCCGACGCGCGACACGACACCGGCGCCTTGTTCCTCGCCATTCACCAGCTCCGCAATGAACAGGTTCCCAGCGGTGAGGTCCAAGCCGGACTGCTGGAACTGCTGGCCGAGCGGGCCGATGTCGTCACTCTGGGTCAGACCACGGACCGCGCCGGGCGCGAGGCCGTCGCGATCGCGACCAACAGCACCGACTCTGGCTGGCCGCTCCGGTTCATCCTGCTGATCGACCCGGACGACGGCCACATCCTCGGCTACGAACAGGTGCTCACCGGGGACGTCGCGCACGTCGATGTCGCTGCGCCCGCCGTCATCGACTACACGCTGTTCCACTGACCGATCCCCGCCGACCGGAGAGCTCGTGTCAGGCGCCGCGTAGGCGGCGGGCGCTTTCCCCGTTGGCTTCGGCCAGATCGTCGAGGAGTTCGGTCAGGGCCTCGATCTGTTCGGAGTCTCTCCCAGCCAGGGCGGCTGTGGCCGCCTCGGCCACCGGTTCCCAGATCTCGCGGCGCCTGCGGCGGTGGCGGTCGGAGGTGGCGATCGTGCGGGCGCGTCGGTCGGGGCCCTCGGTGCGGGTGATGTAACCGGCTCGTTCGAGCCGGTCGAGGATCTTGGTGATGGCGGCGGGGCTCAAGCCGCTGGTTTCGGCGAGTGAACTGGGCCGGGTCGGGCCCTCGCGTTCGAGGATCTCCAGACAGCGCAGGTCGTTACGGTTGATGCCGTATTGCTCGGCGGCGGCGTCGAACAGCGCCTCGGTAGCCGCGTGCAGGCGGCGGGTCGCCCGTAGCGCGGCCTCCTCGGCTCGCGTCCGGCCGTTCGACCCACTTGTTTCACGTCGCGTATTATTCACCCCGTGAATTATACTGCCGCTCAGATCGCCCCTGTCCGCCCGTGCCGCTGGGCCCTCGCAGGCGCGACCGCTTATGTCCTGTGGGGCATGCTCCACCTGGGCCTGGGGGTCTCCATGGTGGCCCGCGCGCTCAGCGGCGGCCTGCCGTCGGGCGAGCTGGAGTCCGAGAGCCTGATGTTCTTCGTGTGTGCTTCGGTGTTCGGCGCGCAGGCGATCGCGGTCGGACTGGTCCTCAACCGGGTGAACGACCGCTTCGGCTACTGGCTCAACCTGCTCACACTCGGCGTGATCGACACGGCGTTCGTGGCGTTCATGGTCGTTCCCGGCCACGTCGATCCGGTCGGCGGACTGTCAGGGCCGCTGGTCTGGGTAGCTGCTGCGGTCGCCTCCACGATCGCCCTGTCTCGCTCGTCGTCTGCGGCCCCGCACAATGAGACTTGATCATGGGACAACCTGCATCAGGTGTGTGAGCAGCGCCAGTAGCTCATCCGGTTGTTGTTGCTCGACCCGACGTATGAGCTCTGGCCCGGGTGCGGCTGGTGCCACAGCAGACTGCCACCGTTGCTGACATAGGTATAGATGATCTTCCGGCTGCCGGAGCGGTTGACCCAGGAGGATGTCTGGTTGTTGAAGCCCCAGCTCGATGCGTAGCCGGAGCAGGTGCTGGAGAACTGGTAACGCGTGCCGTCGTAGTTCGAGCTCGTGTAGAAGCAGTAGTAGGCCGATGGGCACGACGTGTAGACACCCATGGGCGAGAAGTCTGCCGAATTGGAGCCCTCCAGCCCCAGGTGCTCCACGACGTCGGTGCGCACGTTGCTGCCCAACCCCGAGGGCGCCCGTTTCTCACCAGGGTCCGGCCAGACCACGACCGTGGCGCCGTCATCCCATGCCATCGCGTTGTCCGATACCTGCACACCGCCCGGCTGGAGTTCGAGCAAGCCGGCCATCTCACTGGCCAGCGGCCCGGTCGGCTCGGCGTCGTCGGCCGATATAGCCGCCCCGGACATGAACGGTGCGACCAACAATGCGGCCGCACCAAAAGCTCCTGCTGTCATCCGTCGGGTACGCGAGCTGAGTCTCATACGCATTCCTACTCCCTCCGCCCAACCTTGGACGGCGTTTGCCTGACACAAGCGCCGACGTCGAAAAGGCCGGCCACCTTGGTACGCCGCTACCCACGGCAACGGTGGCGCCGCCTATCCGACTAGGCTGGGGTGTATGCCCGACGAACGTCTCGCCTGGGGTTTCGGACTCACAACCACAACCCATGACGGCACAATCCTGGATGTTTGGTACCCGTCGCCCGCTCTGGGCAAACCGCCTATGGGTTCCGATCCCCTCATCGACCTCCGGAGTCTCGAGGGGGACGACTCCGACCGCCGGGTCCGGCAGCGAGTTGTCCGCACCGCGATTGACCTGGACAAACCGCCGTCTGATGGCGCTGACGCATACCTGCGGCTGCATCTGCTGTCGCACCGGCTCGTCCGGCCGCGAGAACTGAACCTGGAAGGTCTTTTCGGGACGCTGGCGAACGTCGTGTGGACCAACCACGGTCCGTGCGCCGTCGAAGACTTCGAGACCGCCAGGCTGAACCTGCGGCGGCGTGGCGGCGTGACGGTGTACGGCGTCGACAAGTTCCCCCGCATGGTCGACTACGTGGTGCCGACCGGGGTTCGTATCGCTGATGCCGACCGCGTCCGTCTGGGCGCACATCTCGCACCCGGCACCACCGTGATGCACGAAGGCTTCGTCAATTTCAACGCCGGCACCCTCGGCGCGTCCATGGTCGAAGGCCGGATCTCCGCGGGAGTGGTGGTCGACGACGGTTCGGACATCGGCGGCGGAGCATCCATCATGGGCACCCTGTCCGGTGGAGGCACCGAGATGATCTCGATCGGCAAGGGGTGCCTGCTGGGCGCGAACGCCGGAGTGGGCATCTCGCTGGGCGACGGCTGCATCGTCGAGGCGGGCTGCTACATCACCGCGGGCACCAAGGTCAGCCTGCCGGACAGCCGGGTCGTCAAAGCGCGCGAGCTCAGCGGCCAGCAGGGCCTGCTGTACCGCCGAAACAGCGTCACGGGGACCATCGAGGCGCTTGCGCGCTCCGGAGACTGGGGCGGCCTGAACGCCGCGCTGCACGCGAACTAGGCCGCCGGGGACACTCACGTGCGCCGGACCGCCCGCCTCTTGCTGACCCTCACGGTGCTGACCGCGCTCGGTCTCGGCCTGGCCGCGTTGCTCATCTGGCGGCTCGACGGAACACCCGAGGTGTTCGGACCGCGTGAGAAGTGCGAGGCCATCGTCGGTGAACACCGGACCGAAGTAGATCTGCAGCAAGCCGAACACGCGGCCACGATCACGGCGATCGCGGTGGCGCGGGGACTACCCGCACGCGCGGCCACCATCGCGCTGGCGACGGCCTACCAGGAGTCCACGCTGTACAACATCGACTACGGCGACCGCGACTCCCTGGGCCTGTTCCAGCAGCGCCCGTCCCAAGGTTGGGGCACCGAGGAAGAGGTCCAGGACCCGCTGTACTCGACCGGCGCTTTCTACGACGCGCTAGTACGCGTCGACGGGTACCGCGAGATGGAGATCACCGTCGCCGCCCAAGAAGTTCAGCGCAGCGCTTTCCCGGACGCCTACGCCAAGCACGAGGACAATGCCAGGGCGCTCGCGTCGGCACTGACCGGGCACTCGCCGGCGTCTTTCCACTGTCAGTTCCGGATGGAGGCGTTCGACGAGCTCACGGTTCAGGAGATGGGCGACGACGGACTCACGCCGCGGGCGCGCGCCGTACATGACGGTCTCCGCGACGTGTTCGGCGAGCTCGACATGGGCGGCTTCGCTCCCGGAGGAGTGGACTCCGGCCACATCGACGGGTCGGCCCACTACGACGGCCGGGCCATCGACGTCATGCTCCGGCCACACGACGACACCGACGTGAACCGCCGCGGCTGGGCCATCGCCCACTGGGCGGTGGCCCATGCCCACCGGCTCGGCATCGCCACAGTCATCTACGACGACATGATCTGGACCGCCCGCCGCTCCGGCGAAGGCTGGCGAGCCTACGAGCATCCGTCCGGGAATACCGAGAACGTCACGCTCAGGCATCTCGACCATGTGCACATCGACGTCGTGGCAGGTTCTTCGTAACCATGCTGCCGCACACCGATTACGGCGGAGACGGACCCACGATCCTTGCCCTCCACGGCCATTTCGGCAGCGCCCGCACCTTCGCCGGTCTTGCTGCCGCGTTGCGTGGCCGAGCACGTGTGGTCGCCGTTGATCAGCG
This genomic stretch from Phytoactinopolyspora mesophila harbors:
- the dapD gene encoding 2,3,4,5-tetrahydropyridine-2,6-dicarboxylate N-succinyltransferase, producing the protein MPDERLAWGFGLTTTTHDGTILDVWYPSPALGKPPMGSDPLIDLRSLEGDDSDRRVRQRVVRTAIDLDKPPSDGADAYLRLHLLSHRLVRPRELNLEGLFGTLANVVWTNHGPCAVEDFETARLNLRRRGGVTVYGVDKFPRMVDYVVPTGVRIADADRVRLGAHLAPGTTVMHEGFVNFNAGTLGASMVEGRISAGVVVDDGSDIGGGASIMGTLSGGGTEMISIGKGCLLGANAGVGISLGDGCIVEAGCYITAGTKVSLPDSRVVKARELSGQQGLLYRRNSVTGTIEALARSGDWGGLNAALHAN
- a CDS encoding peptidase inhibitor family I36 protein, with amino-acid sequence MRMRLSSRTRRMTAGAFGAAALLVAPFMSGAAISADDAEPTGPLASEMAGLLELQPGGVQVSDNAMAWDDGATVVVWPDPGEKRAPSGLGSNVRTDVVEHLGLEGSNSADFSPMGVYTSCPSAYYCFYTSSNYDGTRYQFSSTCSGYASSWGFNNQTSSWVNRSGSRKIIYTYVSNGGSLLWHQPHPGQSSYVGSSNNNRMSYWRCSHT
- a CDS encoding MarR family transcriptional regulator codes for the protein MNNTRRETSGSNGRTRAEEAALRATRRLHAATEALFDAAAEQYGINRNDLRCLEILEREGPTRPSSLAETSGLSPAAITKILDRLERAGYITRTEGPDRRARTIATSDRHRRRRREIWEPVAEAATAALAGRDSEQIEALTELLDDLAEANGESARRLRGA